The Pelodiscus sinensis isolate JC-2024 chromosome 13, ASM4963464v1, whole genome shotgun sequence genome includes a region encoding these proteins:
- the C1GALT1C1 gene encoding C1GALT1-specific chaperone 1: MISESSSFVKGMMIGGLFCVFVTLVGHIKMGHGTKAHHHEHHHIQAPNKEDVLNLSEGERMELSHSIRVYCIILVKPKDLGHWAAVKETWSKHCDKAEFYSSENVKVFDSIVLNTNDMWVMMRKAYKLAYERYKDEYNWFFLAHPTTFAIIENLKYFLLKKDASQPFYTGHAVKSGELEYVDGDGGIVLSIESLKRLSKIFEDPDKCPEQGGLIWKLSEDKQLAVCLKYTGVLAENAEDSEGKDVFNTKSVGTLIKEAMTNQPQQVIEGCCSDMAITFNGLAPNHMHVMMYGVYRLRPYGHNFKDALVFLPPEGSDND; encoded by the coding sequence ATGATTTCCGAAAGCAGTTCTTTTGTGAAAGGTATGATGATAGGAGGACTCTTCTGTGTGTTTGTTACACTCGTAGGCCATATTAAAATGGGCCATGGGACTAAAGCACATCATCATGAGCATCATCATATTCAAGCACCTAACAAAGAAGATGTCTTAAATCTGTCAGAAGGCGAGCGAATGGAGCTCAGCCATAGTATCCGTGTTTATTGTATCATCCTTGTAAAACCTAAAGATCTTGGACATTGGGCTGCAGTGAAAGAAACATGGAGCAAACACTGTGACAAGGCAGAATTCTACAGTTCTGAAAATGTGAAGGTGTTTGATTCTATTGTTCTCAACACAAATGACATGTGGGTGATGATGAGAAAAGCTTATAAATTAGCGTATGAACGCTATAAAGATGAGTACAACTGGTTCTTTCTAGCACATCCAACTACATTTGCTATTATAGAAAATCTCAAATACTTCTTGCTGAAAAAAGATGCATCGCAGCCTTTTTATACAGGGCATGCTGTAAAATCAGGAGAGCTTGAGTATGTAGATGGTGATGGAGGGATTGTCTTAAGTATAGAGTCCCTAAAAAGACTCTCTAAAATTTTTGAAGACCCTGACAAGTGTCCAGAACAGGGAGGCTTGATTTGGAAACTCTCTGAGGATAAACAACTAGCAGTCTGTCTGAAATATACCGGTGTATTAGCTGAAAATGCAGAAGACTCTGAAGGAAAAGATGTCTTTAACACCAAATCAGTTGGTACTCTTATTAAAGAAGCAATGACTAATCAACCTCAACAAGTAATAGAGGGTTGCTGTTCTGACATGGCCATCACTTTCAATGGACTGGCTCCTAATCACATGCATGTAATGATGTATGGTGTTTATAGGCTCAGACCCTATGGGCACAATTTCAAAGATGCACTGGTTTTCTTACCTCCTGAAGGTTCAGACAATGACTGA
- the MCTS1 gene encoding malignant T-cell-amplified sequence 1: MFKKFDEKENVSNCIQLKTSVIKGIKNQLIDQFPGIEPWLNQIMPKKDPVKIVRCHEHIEILTVNGELLFFRQREGTFYPTLRLLHKYPFILPHQQVDKGAIKFVLSGANIMCPGLTSPGAKLYPAAVDTVVAIMAEGKQHALCVGVMKMSAEDIEKVNKGIGIENIHYLNDGLWHMKTYK, translated from the exons ATGTTCAAAAA GTTCGATGAAAAGGAGAATGTATCTAACTGCATCCAGCTGAAGACATCAGTTATTAAAGGTATTAAGAACCAACTGATAGATCAGTTTCCTGGTATTGAACCATGGCTAAATCAAATTATGCCAAAGAAAGATCCTGTCAAAATAGTAAGATG TCATGAACATATAGAAATCCTCACAGTAAATGGAGAGTTATTGTTCTTCAGGCAAAGAGAAGGGACATTTTACCCAACTCTAAGGTTACTTCACAAAT ATCCATTTATTCTACCACATCAGCAGGTTGATAAAGGAGCCATTAAATTTGTACTCAGTGGAGCAAACATAATGTGTCCTGGCCTTACCTCTCCTGGAGCGAAACTTTACCCTGCTGCTGTTGATACAGTTGTT GCAATAATGGCAGAAGGAAAACAACATGCACTGTGTGTTGGAGTCATGAAGATGTCAGCTGAGGACAT TGAGAAAGTAAACAAAGGGATTGGCATTGAAAATATCCATTATTTAAATGATGGCCTGTGGCATATGAAGACATATAAGTGA